The DNA sequence TTTCTCTTTCAAATGCACAAAAGAATAATACAAAAATTGATCCATCACCTTTTGGTACTGTTCGTAATCCTATTTCAATGATGATTATGGAACATGAAAATGCTGGAAATCTACTTAAAAAAATACGCGCAATAACAAATAATTATGAATTGCCTGAAGATGCATGTAATACTTACAATATAACATTCAAAAAACTTGATGAATTTGAAAATGATTTACATTTACACATTCATTTGGAAAATAACATTTTATTTCCCAAGGCAATTTTTCTCGAGGAAAATTTAGTTGGTAATTTATCAAGGATTTATTAATAAATATTTTTTAAATAATCATTAAAAGATAAATAAGAGTGCAGTAAATGAATAACCTAGGTTCAGAAAAAATACAGAAAATTGTCGATAAAAATTCTGAAGAAGAATTTTCTCCAATGAATCCACCCGATGCTTATAACCCTCCTAATTCACAACCAATTTTATATGATAAACTTCATCCCTTATTACAAGAATTGGTAGATGAGCATAAATTATTTGATAAGATTCTTGATAAATTTGAAGTGGCTTTACATAATTGGAAAAGTGAAAATTGGATTTTTAATGAAAATATAAATATTAGTTTCAGAAATTTTTTTGAATTTATGGATCATACAATTCCTTTGCATAATCAGAAAGAAGAACGAGAGGTTTTTCCCTTTGTTAAGAGGCTGATGATAGAAAAAAAGGAGTATAATTTTGTAAATTCCTCTTATACCGGAATAGATATACTTGAAGATGAACACTTAAAGGTTGCTCAAGCAGCTGCAGTTGTTTTTAATTTTCTTGGGTTAGGCTCTCAACTTCCGGATGAAAAATCAAGGAATATTACTTTCCAAGTTGTCTTTGATCAAGGTAGAGCAATTATTGAAACGATGAAATTGCACATTTATCGTGAGGAAAATATAATATTTAGCGACGCAAATTTCTATCTTCAACAAAAAGGAAATATTAAATGAATTAATAAAAATTAATTTAATATTTCAATAATCATTCAAAATTTATCAATTATTTTATGATTTATTTATAGTTATCAACGCTGCAATAATTGAAAAATTTTTACGGTTAATCATTGACAATCTGTTTTAAAATACAATGGAGGTACCGTGAATAAATTTATCCTTTTTTATATTTTAATAGCATTTTTAATCATTTCTTGTAAAATAGATTCACCCACTGAAACCAGAATTGAAGAATCATATCAAATAATTAGTGCACTACAAGGCGGAGAAATAACCATTAAGGATGAAATTAAGTTACAAATCCCTGCAGGTGCATTAAAAGAAGATACAAGAATAACACTAACTTCATTACCCAGCTCACAAATGCACGAATGGTGTATTAAATCAGTACATTTGGAACCTGATGGTCTAACATTAGAGAAACCTGCAAAACTTAGCTTTTCATTACCAGATAATTGGCCTTCAGATCACAATCCACTGATATATGTTTCATTTACTGAAAATGCATCTGAGTATTTTGATATGGGTATTTGTGCAGAAATTGTTACTGATGAAGAGAAATTATCAGCTCAAACTGAAATAAATCATTTCAGCAAATACGGAGTGATTGCAAATTGTCATAAAGGAACTTTAACTTTTCTGCTTGATAATTTTATAAAAAGAGGATGTGTTGCAGATTCAGCATGGAAAAGTGTGAAAGAGAAATTTCCCAATACAAATACAGATATAAATTCTAATCCATTGACAGGCCATCAAACTCTGCAAGCATTTTTACTTACACATTTCAATGATATTGGCGGATTGAATGCAAATGAATTAACTAGTAAGAAGTGGGATGAGTTAGTAGCATACATTAAAGCAGAAAATAAACAAGTGGTTGCGTTATTTACAAGAGATATGTGGGGAAACAATGATGCTAAAGGAATTTACGGTAACGTTCCACATAGTGCAGTAATAGAAGTAAGAAATGGAAAAATAAAGCTTAGAAATAGTGTTAGTACTGATGAAAAAATTTTAATTAAACTAAGAGAATTAAATGGTGAAAATGTTTTATGGTATCCAAAAGGTAATGAGGAATTAACTTCGGAATCATTTGATATATTCAGAAATATGAAATCTGGAAAGGCATTGGAGCTGGAATTGAGTAATTATTCGGAATTATTTATTAATTGGCCAAATGAATCACTTAGGTTAAAACCATGGACTGCTGTACGTTTTTATGTGGCAAAGTTACCTGAAAATTCTAATCCGTGTATTACTTCCAATTTGAATTTTAAGGTAGCAGCAATAGAAATATATGTAAAAGGTTTTCTTCAAAGAACAGACTCGAATAGTACTTACGAAGATCCTTATTATATAAACTATAAGACCACATATAACAATCAAAATGGAAACATAATTGGAAATGTATTTAGTTCAGTATGGGATACATCATACAATGATGGTATTGGTGAAGTTAAAATTACTGGAAGTATAAATATTGAATTCAGTAATGATTTTGATAAAATCATCAGTTACAAAGAAGAGGAGCACCGAGATTTTTATTCAAGTTGGCGTATTGACGATTACAAAATAGAAGTAAAAGATATACCTTATTTATTTGAAACCTCAAATTCTATTAAATTTGGTACTAATCGAGGTATTAACAACTGTCAGAAAATTTTAACTTGGAACTACAGTGTTGTATGGACTGGACAAATGTCAGCAGTCTTAAACAGATTTGAATGCGATGAGAATAGTAATATTTCAATTGGGTTGTTCGAATGAGAGTCAGAACAAAAATGTTGTGATATTAATATTTTAATTTCTAGTAAGTTGTGAAATAGTCCTGTTTAATTTTAGATGAGATTGGGGATTAATGCTTTTAAGATAAGAAAACAAGTAGAAATATTTTTCCCAGCACTTTAGATCAAATTTAATAAATAAAAGATAAATAATTATGAAATCTTTTATATTTATAAAAAATAAATTTATAAATATTTAATGCCTCGAGAGTGTAAAGTTTATTGTGTAAATGGAAAATTGAGTTATTAAAAATCATGAAATCTTTCCTTAAAGTAAATCGAAAAATTGGAAAGAATACGAGCCCAGTTTTGAATTGGTAAAGTCCATTTTTTAGATAAATCTCTATAAGCTAAGTATAACATTTTGGTATTGTCGTTTTTGTATTTTTTTTTAAGTTGTTGGAATTAAAAAAACCTTGGTTTTTTTGGTAATAAAATTAAGCTTATGATATTTTGATAAAATTGTTGAATGAAATATGAAGAGAAAAAATATAAATATTTTGAGAAATTGTGTGTAGTAGTTGTGTAGATAAAAAATAAGCCCTTATAAAATAAGGGCTTTAGTAGCGGGACTAGAGCTAATTCAATTATTTTATATTTTTTTGACTTATTGGATCAAATTATCATTGAAACAAAAATATCACCAATGTCGTTATTAAGCGATTTTTGAGTTTCACCATTTTAAAAAATTAGTAGTAATTTTTAACAATTAAATTCTGTTTCATAAAAATTCAAAGTATTTAGTCAACACTATTAATAAAAAATTTACATAAATTATTTTCACAACTTTAAGTTTTTAAAACTGATACAGTTATTAATTCTAATTCTTTTTAACTAATCTTAGAGAACTTCCCCAAGCTTTATCCATTTCATTTCTTACTTCAGAATTGTCTATTGCTAAATATCTTTTCATCATCCTATAATCTGAGTGACCGACAACTTTCATAATATAATCTGGTTTCATGCCATTTTTTAAAGATAATGAAATAAATGTTCTTCTTGCTGTATGTGTTCCTATAAGATTATATTTTGGTAAAATTTCCTCTACAATTTTATTTGCTTTTATTTTTGATACTTTAACATGAGTTGTAATCTTGGCAACTTTACAAAGTTCTTTAATATACTCATTCATTTTTTGATTACTTATAATTGGTAATGGAGATTCCCAACCACGATATTTTTCTAAAATTGAAAGGGCATAATGGTTTAGTGGTACTTCCAAAATTTCTCCAGTCTTAATGGCTCTAAATCTCCAAATCCCGTTTTTAATATCTAAGATAGATATTTTTTCAATATCTGAATATCTCTGCCCTGTAAAACATTGGAAACAAAAAACATCTCTTACTCTAGTTAACCTTTCATTCTCTAGTTTTATATCATATAAATTCATTAGCTCTTGTTCTGTTAAATAAACTATATCATTTTTATTATATTTAATCTTAAAATTTCTAAAATCAGTATT is a window from the Ignavibacteriota bacterium genome containing:
- a CDS encoding tyrosine-type recombinase/integrase; the protein is MNIKFYLEQKKNRTGKHTIWCFIREKNRTLPLNTGEKIQPEFWDVNQHRANELKTKDKMMKGMLYGLNNYLNMYENRIREIIRDSKIRNFNADFDDIAQEIKTAFSNKTRNFFDDFDDFISAKSTQVSKSTMKKYMQTKKHLKDFENDMGIKISYSKINLLFFDKFYPYLISNKNFIDNTANKTISFLKVFMNWAVERELTKNTDFRNFKIKYNKNDIVYLTEQELMNLYDIKLENERLTRVRDVFCFQCFTGQRYSDIEKISILDIKNGIWRFRAIKTGEILEVPLNHYALSILEKYRGWESPLPIISNQKMNEYIKELCKVAKITTHVKVSKIKANKIVEEILPKYNLIGTHTARRTFISLSLKNGMKPDYIMKVVGHSDYRMMKRYLAIDNSEVRNEMDKAWGSSLRLVKKN